From the Selenomonas timonae genome, one window contains:
- a CDS encoding tetratricopeptide repeat protein — MQQQIRLSSLIFAVLISIGVVAGLIALRPPLTEVYYMQMGALIAGAGLIVTLYNRFLTARAGRRAQTVEMQEALAAEPEAETPTVDRVPALAPAVYAETQECELPTETLPEPQLTQLPELTAESLDALLDIAYEAAESEPLRAIAAYRRALARYPDDSYMPYLIIELSTLYKRRGDYDAALRLFDEARALPIIAQNAVMAQEFERSRRALTVVSHMLAAQGTPSLPFGDVPKEIIVEADRRADEPNT; from the coding sequence TTGCAGCAGCAGATTCGCCTTTCCTCGCTCATTTTTGCCGTCCTGATAAGCATCGGCGTCGTTGCGGGGCTGATCGCTCTGCGCCCGCCGCTCACCGAGGTCTACTATATGCAGATGGGCGCGCTGATTGCGGGTGCGGGACTCATTGTAACGCTCTACAACCGCTTTCTCACGGCGCGTGCAGGGCGACGTGCGCAGACGGTCGAAATGCAGGAGGCGCTCGCGGCAGAGCCGGAGGCAGAGACGCCGACGGTGGATCGTGTGCCCGCGCTTGCACCGGCGGTCTACGCCGAGACGCAGGAGTGCGAGCTCCCCACGGAGACGCTTCCTGAGCCGCAGCTGACACAGCTGCCGGAGCTGACAGCGGAGAGTCTGGATGCACTGCTGGATATTGCATACGAGGCGGCGGAGAGCGAGCCGCTGCGTGCCATTGCGGCGTATCGCAGAGCGCTTGCGCGCTATCCGGATGACTCCTATATGCCGTATCTCATCATCGAGCTCTCGACGCTTTACAAGCGACGCGGGGACTACGATGCGGCGCTCCGCCTCTTTGACGAGGCGCGCGCGCTTCCCATCATTGCACAGAACGCCGTCATGGCTCAGGAGTTTGAGCGCTCCCGCAGAGCCCTGACCGTCGTTTCTCATATGCTCGCGGCGCAGGGAACGCCCTCGCTCCCCTTTGGCGATGTTCCAAAGGAGATCATTGTGGAGGCGGATCGGCGCGCAGATGAGCCGAACACCTGA
- a CDS encoding HPr family phosphocarrier protein — protein sequence MTQETVMIENKTGIHARPASVFVQTATKFKSKIQIEAKGKKVDAKSILMLMSMGLVKGTELTIIAEGEDEAAAVKELADLVNSKFGEE from the coding sequence ATGACGCAGGAAACAGTGATGATCGAGAACAAGACGGGCATTCATGCACGTCCCGCATCGGTGTTCGTTCAGACGGCAACGAAGTTCAAGTCCAAGATCCAGATCGAGGCAAAGGGCAAGAAAGTTGACGCCAAGAGCATTCTCATGCTGATGAGCATGGGGCTTGTCAAGGGCACGGAGCTCACCATCATCGCCGAGGGCGAGGACGAGGCAGCAGCCGTGAAGGAGCTCGCAGATCTCGTCAACTCGAAGTTCGGCGAAGAGTAA
- the ptsP gene encoding phosphoenolpyruvate--protein phosphotransferase, translated as MAETIRGKGVISGIAVGKVMLAGQNLDGYLAAYKPGSVAEEQSKAEAALVAVTETLLATIERLRKEEQAEQAAILEAHRMMVQDPMMAENIKAKIDASGSAPQGILDAANEQAQLFEQMEDEYFAARAIDLRDVGKRIAKYVLGVKEPEIGAGQVILCGEEIEPSVVAGMPTEQIAGVILGSGSATSHVVIIAKARAIPTVLGIGDKINLIQDGDELILDGSRGDIIIRPTETERALYQGKIEEQKKLAAHYAALKDLPAVTKDGVRIELTANIGTHMDVDNALTYGAEGVGLFRSEFVFMGSTTIPSEEDQFKAYRAAVEKCGGHICVIRTMDIGGDKPLPYLNIDPEENPFLGYRALRISLDRHDLFLPQIKAILRAGLYGKAAMMVPMVISVSEIQRVLKLVEQAKVELAHEGKEYSDDVQIGIMVETPAAAVVSPLLSQYVDFFSIGTNDLIQYTLAVDRGNAQIANLYNPFNPAVLRLIQRTIQSARERGIWAGMCGEMASDPYAAVILLGMGITELSMSAPSIPRVKEMIRSVTSTQAKELLADVMKMEHGVEIRAYLHKMLEGSDASTGI; from the coding sequence ATGGCGGAAACAATCCGTGGAAAAGGCGTCATCTCCGGGATCGCCGTCGGCAAGGTCATGCTCGCAGGGCAGAACCTCGACGGCTATCTTGCAGCCTATAAGCCCGGCTCCGTCGCAGAGGAGCAGAGCAAGGCGGAGGCGGCACTCGTCGCCGTCACCGAGACTCTGCTCGCGACCATCGAGCGTCTGCGCAAAGAGGAGCAGGCGGAGCAGGCAGCCATCCTCGAGGCACATCGCATGATGGTACAGGACCCGATGATGGCGGAGAACATCAAGGCAAAGATCGATGCATCGGGCAGCGCACCGCAGGGCATCCTCGACGCGGCGAACGAGCAGGCACAGCTCTTCGAACAGATGGAGGACGAGTACTTCGCCGCGCGCGCGATCGACCTGCGCGATGTGGGCAAGCGCATCGCCAAGTACGTTCTCGGCGTCAAGGAGCCTGAGATCGGCGCGGGTCAGGTCATCCTCTGCGGCGAGGAGATCGAGCCGTCCGTTGTGGCGGGGATGCCCACGGAGCAGATTGCGGGCGTCATCCTCGGCTCGGGCAGTGCAACGAGCCACGTTGTCATCATCGCAAAGGCACGTGCGATTCCGACGGTGCTCGGCATCGGCGACAAGATCAACCTCATCCAGGACGGCGACGAGCTCATCCTCGACGGCAGCCGCGGCGACATCATCATCCGTCCGACCGAAACGGAGCGCGCACTCTATCAGGGCAAGATCGAGGAGCAGAAGAAGCTCGCGGCGCACTACGCGGCACTCAAGGATCTCCCGGCTGTGACGAAGGACGGCGTGCGCATCGAGCTGACGGCGAACATCGGCACGCATATGGACGTGGACAACGCGCTCACATACGGCGCGGAGGGCGTCGGCCTCTTCCGCTCCGAGTTCGTCTTTATGGGCTCCACGACAATCCCAAGCGAGGAAGACCAGTTCAAGGCATATCGCGCCGCTGTCGAGAAATGCGGCGGCCACATCTGCGTCATCCGCACGATGGACATCGGCGGCGACAAGCCCCTGCCCTACCTCAACATCGACCCCGAGGAGAATCCGTTCCTCGGCTACCGCGCACTGCGCATCAGCCTCGACCGTCATGACCTCTTCCTCCCACAGATCAAGGCGATCCTGCGCGCAGGACTCTACGGCAAGGCGGCGATGATGGTGCCGATGGTCATCAGCGTCAGCGAGATCCAGCGCGTACTGAAGCTCGTCGAGCAGGCAAAGGTCGAGCTCGCCCACGAGGGCAAGGAGTACTCCGACGACGTGCAGATCGGCATCATGGTCGAGACGCCCGCCGCCGCTGTTGTCTCCCCACTCCTCTCCCAGTACGTCGACTTCTTCAGCATCGGCACGAACGACCTCATCCAGTACACGCTCGCGGTCGACCGCGGCAACGCACAGATCGCGAACCTCTACAACCCGTTCAATCCCGCCGTCCTCCGCCTCATCCAGCGCACGATCCAGAGCGCGCGCGAGCGCGGCATCTGGGCGGGCATGTGCGGCGAGATGGCGAGCGACCCGTACGCCGCCGTCATCCTCCTCGGCATGGGCATCACGGAGCTCTCCATGAGTGCGCCGAGCATCCCGCGTGTCAAGGAAATGATCCGCTCCGTCACCTCGACGCAGGCAAAGGAACTCCTCGCCGATGTCATGAAGATGGAGCACGGCGTCGAGATCCGCGCATACCTGCACAAGATGCTCGAGGGCTCGGACGCAAGCACGGGGATCTGA
- a CDS encoding ferredoxin: MKLSIDTDACVSCGMCAERLPDVFRIDRVARAAVIVRQPRPAEQDDAIEAAEDCPAGAIVLRKH, from the coding sequence ATGAAACTATCCATCGACACCGACGCCTGTGTCTCCTGCGGCATGTGCGCGGAGCGGCTGCCCGACGTCTTCCGCATCGACCGCGTGGCACGCGCTGCGGTTATCGTGCGCCAGCCGCGGCCCGCCGAACAGGACGATGCCATCGAGGCGGCGGAGGACTGCCCTGCGGGCGCGATTGTTTTAAGGAAGCACTGA
- a CDS encoding aldose epimerase family protein: MTELKLEPFGTMPGGDRIDLYTLTNEHGTRVAITTYGARLVKFERLVHGAPLDIVLGYETGEDYVADTASMGAIVGRHANRIAGGRVTIAGRPYQLELNSGSHKQNHIHGGTKGLHYHLWTAEIVDGGVEFTAISPDGEGGYPGNFEAKVAYRLTDDDALHISYRAVSDADTICNLTNHTYFNLEGWAAESVLDHEAEIYADEFTWADAESLPDGRILTVFGTPMDFTTPHRIGERIDADYDQLQMAGGYDHNWVLRGDIAPEPYSHLKKAARVTSAKTGLALSCYTTQVGMQFYTGNALAKKPLIGKGGRQFPRRGGFCLETQFFPNAPANPAFPQPELRMDEVWEAETVYKLDNL; encoded by the coding sequence ATGACGGAATTGAAGTTGGAGCCGTTCGGCACAATGCCGGGCGGGGATCGGATCGATCTCTACACGCTGACGAATGAGCACGGCACACGGGTCGCGATCACGACCTACGGCGCGCGCCTCGTGAAATTCGAGCGACTCGTGCACGGCGCGCCGCTCGACATCGTGCTCGGCTATGAGACGGGCGAGGACTATGTTGCCGACACCGCCTCGATGGGTGCCATTGTTGGACGACACGCGAACCGCATTGCGGGCGGGCGCGTCACGATCGCAGGGCGCCCCTATCAGCTCGAGCTGAACTCGGGCTCACACAAGCAGAACCACATCCACGGCGGCACAAAGGGGCTGCACTATCACCTCTGGACGGCGGAGATCGTGGACGGCGGCGTAGAGTTCACCGCGATCAGTCCCGACGGCGAGGGTGGCTACCCCGGCAATTTCGAGGCAAAGGTCGCCTACCGCCTCACGGATGACGACGCACTCCACATCTCCTATCGTGCTGTCAGTGACGCGGACACGATCTGCAACCTCACGAACCACACCTACTTCAACCTCGAGGGTTGGGCGGCGGAGAGCGTGCTCGATCACGAGGCGGAGATCTACGCGGACGAGTTCACGTGGGCGGATGCGGAGTCCCTGCCCGACGGGCGCATCCTCACGGTGTTCGGCACGCCGATGGACTTCACGACGCCGCACCGCATCGGCGAACGCATCGACGCGGACTACGACCAGCTGCAGATGGCGGGTGGCTATGACCACAACTGGGTGCTGCGCGGCGACATTGCACCCGAGCCGTATTCGCATCTGAAGAAGGCGGCGCGCGTGACCTCTGCGAAGACGGGGCTTGCCCTCTCCTGCTACACGACGCAGGTCGGCATGCAGTTCTACACCGGCAACGCCCTCGCGAAGAAGCCACTCATCGGCAAAGGCGGCAGGCAGTTCCCACGGCGCGGCGGCTTCTGCCTCGAGACGCAGTTCTTCCCGAATGCGCCCGCGAATCCGGCATTCCCCCAGCCCGAACTGCGCATGGATGAGGTCTGGGAAGCGGAGACCGTCTACAAACTCGATAATTTATGA